A single genomic interval of Daucus carota subsp. sativus chromosome 1, DH1 v3.0, whole genome shotgun sequence harbors:
- the LOC108211163 gene encoding pentatricopeptide repeat-containing protein At1g43980, mitochondrial, whose translation MYQSLKKCHTLHKSSSSYVSHLIDHCLHSKSLTLATLIHAHLIKTGLNRHTYQGNNCVNLYSKLGSVKDSLLAFHDIEVKNVVSWNICLMGFVKCQDLVGAWKVFGGMPERDVVSWNSMISGFASSGLGDCALGLFREMQSEGVRPSGFTLSILVSCVGCGRWGKEIHGSMIRSGVDLGNVVVGNSLIDMYGKLGLLDYAFGVFLCMEEWDVISWNSLLSVCCKSGREELALIHFCTLRGRFLVDEFTISTVATACSNLHDLGMGKQILSISVKLGFLSNTVVSSAMIDMFSKCNRGEDAVLVFEYVHVKDSAICNSMISSYAKNGREEDALQLFVWTLRKDFKPTEFTLSSVISCTSVLNPLEHVSHFHCLVVKLGFESDSVVASSLVEIYSKYGVIDFAMIIFNDMVLKDLISWNMMILGLTYNGKVLESLDLFKELLETGPPPDHITMTGVLSACNYGGFVNEGMSIFASMEKQYRVKPGSEHYVCVVDMMSRAGHLEEAYNILETMPCEPQVLGWISILYASEMYNDLKLIEKASERILDLEPQLSLPYLVLAKAYERRGRWESLVRVRKAMEARHVKEMVGFSSVGIRNRVYLFRENQLLHCGGNDIYSTLRLLQEDVEHTERNWQMI comes from the coding sequence ATGTACCAGTCTCTGAAAAAATGTCACACACTCCACAAATCTTCATCCTCCTATGTTTCCCACCTCATTGATCATTGTTTACATTCAAAGTCTTTAACTTTAGCTACATTAATACATGCCCATTTGATAAAAACTGGTTTAAATCGTCATACTTATCAGGGTAATAATTGTGTGAATCTGTACTCTAAGTTGGGGAGTGTTAAAGATTCTTTACTAGCATTTCATGACATTGAGGTGAAAAATGTGGTGTCTTGGAACATTTGCTTGATGGGTTTTGTGAAATGTCAAGATTTGGTTGGTGCATGGAAGGTGTTTGGTGGAATGCCTGAAAGGGATGTTGTTAGTTGGAATAGTATGATTTCTGGGTTTGCTTCTAGTGGGCTTGGTGATTGTGCATTGGGTTTGTTTAGGGAAATGCAGAGCGAGGGTGTTAGGCCAAGTGGGTTTACGTTGTCGATTTTGGTGTCGTGTGTTGGGTGTGGTAGATGGGGGAAGGAGATTCATGGGAGTATGATAAGGAGTGGAGTGGATTTGGGTAATGTGGTTGTTGGGAATTCTTTGATTGATATGTATGGGAAGCTTGGGTTATTGGATTATGCTTTTGGAGTGTTTTTGTGTATGGAGGAGTGGGATGTTATTTCGTGGAACTCGTTGCTCTCGGTTTGCTGTAAATCAGGTCGGGAGGAATTGGCGTTAATTCATTTTTGTACATTGAGAGGGAGATTTTTGGTGGATGAGTTTACGATATCTACAGTCGCAACTGCATGTTCCAACTTGCATGATTTGGGAATGGGTAAGCAAATCTTAAGTATTTCTGTTAAATTGGGGTTTCTTTCAAATACCGTTGTTTCAAGTGCAATGATTGACATGTTCTCCAAATGCAACAGAGGGGAGGATGCAGTTCTTGTCTTTGAATATGTGCATGTGAAGGATTCAGCAATTTGTAACTCAATGATTTCTAGTTATGCAAAAAATGGGCGCGAGGAGGATGCATTGCAACTATTTGTCTGGACCTTAAGGAAGGACTTCAAACCAACTGAGTTTACACTCAGCTCTGTTATAAGTTGCACATCAGTCCTTAATCCCCTGGAGCATGTTAGTCATTTTCATTGTTTAGTAGTCAAATTAGGTTTTGAGTCAGATTCCGTTGTTGCTAGTTCTCTTGTAGAAATATACAGTAAGTATGGGGTGATAGATTTTGCAATGATTATCTTTAACGACATGGTTTTAAAAGATTTGATATCTTGGAATATGATGATTTTGGGGTTGACCTACAATGGGAAAGTATTAGAATCCCTAGACCTTTTTAAGGAACTACTTGAAACAGGCCCACCACCAGACCACATCACAATGACTGGAGTTTTATCAGCTTGCAACTATGGCGGATTTGTAAATGAAGGAATGTCTATATTCGCATCGATGGAAAAGCAATACAGGGTTAAACCTGGAAGTGAGCATTATGTTTGTGTAGTGGACATGATGAGTCGAGCAGGTCATCTTGAAGAAGCCTATAATATTTTAGAAACAATGCCTTGTGAACCCCAAGTCCTTGGTTGGATTTCTATACTTTATGCTTCTGAAATGTATAATGACTTGAAACTCATAGAAAAAGCTTCTGAAAGGATATTGGATTTGGAACCACAATTGTCTCTTCCTTATTTGGTGTTGGCTAAAGCTTATGAAAGAAGAGGCAGATGGGAGAGCCTTGTTCGGGTAAGAAAGGCCATGGAAGCGAGACATGTGAAAGAAATGGTGGGATTTAGTTCAGTTGGAATAAGGAACCGTGTATACTTGTTTAGAGAAAATCAACTGCTACACTGTGGTGGCAATGACATATATTCAACCCTAAGATTACTGCAAGAGGATGTTGAACACACTGAAAGAAATTGGCAGATGATATAA